In Thermodesulfobacteriota bacterium, the following proteins share a genomic window:
- a CDS encoding methylenetetrahydrofolate reductase translates to MNIKTPSRLEKIMASGQLAVTSECGPPRGSDPEVITRKGELLRGVVDAVNITDNQTSVTRMCSLAACIRLKQMGLEPVLQMVTRDRNRIAMQSDILGAASFDIHNILCLSGDHQSFGDNRTGQNVHDIDSMQLIQTVRRMRDEGKFLGGDAISRPPAMFVGAAANPFADPFEIRVPRLAKKIAAGAEFIQTQCIYNLDKFELWMQGVRDRGLHEKVYIMAGITPMKSAGMAKFMKNRVPGMDVPDEVVKRLSDTPKEKQAEEGIKICIESIQRLKEVEGVRGFHIMAIEWEEKVPEIVKSAGLLPRPEVA, encoded by the coding sequence ACCCGGAAGTGATTACCAGAAAAGGTGAGCTGTTGAGAGGGGTTGTGGACGCGGTGAATATCACCGACAACCAGACCTCGGTTACCCGCATGTGCAGCCTGGCGGCCTGTATCCGGCTCAAGCAAATGGGGCTGGAGCCGGTGCTTCAAATGGTTACACGGGACCGCAACCGCATCGCCATGCAAAGCGATATCCTGGGAGCCGCCTCCTTTGATATCCATAACATCCTCTGCCTGTCCGGAGACCACCAGAGTTTCGGGGACAATCGCACCGGCCAGAACGTGCATGACATTGACTCCATGCAGTTGATTCAGACCGTGCGGCGGATGAGAGACGAAGGAAAATTCCTGGGCGGAGACGCCATCTCCCGCCCTCCGGCCATGTTTGTCGGCGCCGCCGCCAATCCGTTTGCCGACCCGTTTGAAATCAGGGTTCCGCGCCTGGCCAAAAAAATCGCCGCCGGCGCGGAATTTATTCAAACCCAGTGCATTTACAACCTGGATAAATTCGAATTGTGGATGCAAGGCGTCAGGGACCGCGGCCTTCATGAAAAAGTTTATATTATGGCCGGAATAACGCCCATGAAATCCGCCGGCATGGCCAAATTCATGAAAAACCGTGTGCCCGGCATGGATGTACCGGATGAAGTCGTCAAACGGCTGTCGGACACACCCAAGGAAAAACAGGCCGAGGAAGGGATCAAAATCTGTATCGAATCCATCCAGCGGCTGAAAGAGGTGGAAGGTGTCCGCGGTTTTCATATCATGGCCATCGAATGGGAAGAAAAAGTACCGGAAATTGTGAAAAGTGCTGGCCTTTTACCCCGGCCTGAGGTAGCATAA
- a CDS encoding response regulator has translation MSRKRVLVVDDEPDLVVVIKKYLEDEGFAVETAYNGVEAIAKVKASPPDAIVLDVMMPEKDGYATCAELKNDEKYSGIPIILLTAVADHVSSTRYSHFDGMSTQADDYLPKPASAQAICESVKSLIG, from the coding sequence ATGTCGAGAAAAAGAGTTCTTGTAGTTGATGACGAACCGGATCTGGTGGTTGTAATTAAAAAATATCTGGAAGATGAAGGCTTTGCGGTGGAAACCGCCTACAACGGCGTTGAAGCCATTGCTAAAGTCAAGGCCAGCCCGCCGGATGCGATTGTGCTGGACGTGATGATGCCGGAAAAAGACGGATACGCGACCTGCGCGGAACTGAAAAACGACGAAAAGTATTCCGGCATTCCGATCATCCTGCTGACCGCCGTGGCCGACCATGTCAGTTCCACTCGTTATTCACACTTTGACGGCATGTCTACCCAGGCGGACGACTATCTGCCGAAACCGGCTTCCGCCCAGGCCATCTGCGAAAGCGTTAAAAGCCTTATCGGATAA
- a CDS encoding ATP-binding protein — protein sequence MDDFETMKILVIDDEKDIREGCVRVLKRIKGCEVSSAPNGIEGLEVLRKEFFPVVLLDLKMPGMDGMDVLREIKLMEGKEILVIIITGFATVETAIEAMKHGAYDFIPKPFDPTQLRMVVERALDKIRLKREAELLAQERQKTLADLDTEKSRISAIVESLPSGVVVTNNSGQVVLMNPAFKLLLELDPDAAAGEDISTYVKDRGFCDLVNEISRCDFSEKSEESTYELVIGSNKFLMARGRPVLGESGDCLGAVVTLSDISSLRILDQLKSEFVAKVSHELRSPLSTIHEQLGVVLKDLGRDEESHEEQYILSRAKEKTSGLISLIGDLLDLSRIEAGGVTHNIKKVPLDELLTSIVDFLGARAKAKEQILSLTLARESFPPLTADPLALESIFGNLITNAINYTGQGGRIEVSMDVENNYLRVNVADNGFGIEERHHDKIFEKFYRVKDENTRFVTGTGLGLPIVKGLVDQMNGEIKLVSAPGKGTTFTVLLPFDK from the coding sequence GTGGATGACTTTGAGACGATGAAAATCCTTGTGATTGACGATGAAAAGGATATCCGGGAAGGATGTGTCCGCGTTCTTAAGCGGATAAAAGGATGCGAAGTCTCTTCCGCTCCGAACGGGATAGAGGGGCTTGAAGTACTTCGGAAGGAATTTTTCCCCGTGGTCCTGCTGGACCTGAAAATGCCCGGCATGGACGGGATGGATGTGCTGCGTGAAATCAAGCTGATGGAGGGAAAAGAAATTCTGGTGATTATCATCACCGGGTTTGCCACCGTGGAAACGGCCATTGAGGCCATGAAACACGGGGCCTATGACTTTATCCCCAAACCGTTTGATCCGACCCAGCTGCGGATGGTCGTCGAACGAGCCCTGGACAAGATTCGCCTTAAAAGAGAAGCGGAACTTCTGGCGCAGGAGCGGCAGAAAACGCTGGCCGACCTGGATACGGAAAAGAGCCGTATCAGCGCCATCGTGGAATCCCTGCCCAGTGGCGTCGTGGTCACGAATAATTCCGGTCAGGTGGTACTGATGAATCCGGCCTTCAAACTCCTCCTGGAGCTGGACCCGGATGCAGCGGCCGGAGAGGATATCTCGACTTATGTAAAGGATAGGGGATTCTGTGATCTGGTCAATGAAATCTCCCGCTGCGATTTTTCCGAGAAAAGCGAGGAGTCGACCTATGAACTGGTGATCGGAAGCAACAAATTTCTCATGGCCAGAGGGCGGCCCGTGCTGGGTGAGTCCGGGGACTGTCTGGGCGCTGTGGTTACGTTGAGCGATATTTCATCCCTGAGGATACTGGATCAACTCAAATCGGAATTCGTCGCCAAAGTTTCTCATGAGCTTCGGTCTCCGCTATCTACGATTCATGAACAGTTGGGCGTCGTCCTCAAGGATCTGGGGCGGGATGAAGAATCCCATGAAGAGCAATATATCCTTTCCCGCGCTAAAGAGAAAACCAGCGGCCTGATCTCACTCATCGGTGACCTTCTGGATCTGTCCCGCATCGAGGCCGGCGGCGTGACTCATAACATCAAGAAGGTTCCGCTGGATGAACTGCTGACCAGCATCGTCGATTTCCTCGGGGCCCGGGCCAAGGCCAAGGAGCAGATCCTTTCTCTGACCCTGGCCAGGGAGTCATTTCCGCCGTTGACGGCCGACCCCCTCGCCCTGGAAAGCATCTTTGGTAATCTTATTACCAATGCCATCAATTATACCGGGCAGGGAGGGCGGATTGAGGTATCCATGGATGTGGAAAATAACTATCTGCGGGTTAATGTCGCCGACAACGGCTTTGGTATCGAAGAGCGGCACCACGACAAGATCTTTGAGAAATTTTACCGCGTCAAGGATGAAAACACCCGGTTTGTCACCGGGACGGGGTTGGGGCTACCCATTGTGAAGGGGCTAGTGGATCAGATGAACGGTGAGATTAAACTGGTCAGTGCACCGGGGAAAGGGACCACCTTTACCGTCCTTCTCCCCTTTGATAAATAG
- a CDS encoding ATP-binding protein, with amino-acid sequence MRTEQGRELLIKAVDASRRKFFIISPEFVILAANDYTRQLAGRADVKGAYCYEAFHGRQSPCDGCAAARVLKTRRQAMTSFKKGMFEGSGGASCYYSYPILNGKEIEAMVTLDLDLDAVSEMLGRIDRSNAFLRNLILSSVDGVIAADMTGKIIVFNEAAAEITGYSVEEALNQLDIRDIYPGDGAREIMKKLRSEEYGGKGKLKSYEVKTKRKDGGLTPIRLNAAVVYEGEKEIASIGFFHDLTEELKMKADLQKTQTQLLQAEKMSSLGKLAAGVAHQLNNPLGGIMLYSKLLLEDYDLSEEAREDVNRIIRDAQRGSETVKELLEFARQTQLKRIPVDINQAVSRTLFLLENQALFYDIEIKKSFYEKPLFVSADTQQLNHVFMNIILNAAQAMEGKGCLTIQTGLTPSGDRVFIRIADTGPGIPKEIISHIFEPFFTTKDEGKGTGLGLSLVYSIIDEHGGIVSAGNNPDKGAYFIIELPAQSGKGEEYSG; translated from the coding sequence ATGAGAACCGAACAGGGCAGAGAGTTGCTGATCAAGGCGGTGGATGCGTCCAGGAGAAAGTTTTTCATTATTTCTCCCGAATTTGTCATCCTGGCCGCTAATGACTATACGCGTCAACTGGCGGGAAGAGCGGATGTCAAGGGAGCATATTGCTATGAGGCGTTCCATGGCCGTCAGTCACCCTGCGATGGTTGCGCCGCCGCACGTGTGTTAAAAACCCGCCGGCAGGCCATGACCAGCTTTAAAAAAGGAATGTTTGAAGGTTCCGGCGGCGCTTCGTGCTATTACTCCTACCCGATTCTCAACGGCAAAGAGATCGAGGCGATGGTGACGCTTGACCTTGACCTGGACGCGGTCAGCGAAATGCTGGGGCGGATTGACCGTTCCAATGCGTTTTTGAGAAACCTGATTTTGAGCTCCGTGGATGGCGTTATTGCCGCCGATATGACCGGGAAAATTATCGTCTTCAACGAGGCCGCTGCGGAAATTACCGGCTACAGCGTTGAGGAAGCCCTCAATCAACTGGATATCAGAGATATCTATCCCGGAGACGGCGCCCGCGAGATTATGAAGAAGTTGAGGAGCGAAGAGTATGGCGGAAAGGGAAAACTGAAATCCTACGAGGTGAAAACAAAGCGAAAAGACGGCGGGCTGACGCCGATTCGGCTGAACGCCGCGGTTGTTTATGAAGGAGAAAAGGAAATTGCCTCCATCGGATTTTTCCATGATCTGACGGAAGAACTGAAGATGAAGGCCGACTTGCAGAAGACTCAGACCCAGCTGCTTCAGGCGGAAAAGATGTCGTCGCTGGGGAAACTGGCGGCGGGAGTTGCCCACCAGTTGAACAATCCCCTGGGCGGGATTATGTTGTATTCAAAACTGCTGCTGGAAGATTACGACTTGAGTGAAGAGGCCAGGGAAGACGTGAACCGGATTATCCGGGACGCGCAGAGAGGCAGCGAAACCGTCAAGGAACTCCTGGAGTTCGCCCGCCAGACCCAGCTGAAAAGGATCCCGGTGGATATCAACCAGGCGGTGTCCAGGACCCTGTTTCTTCTTGAGAATCAGGCCTTGTTTTATGATATTGAGATCAAAAAATCATTTTATGAAAAACCGCTTTTTGTCAGCGCCGATACCCAGCAGTTGAATCATGTGTTCATGAATATTATTCTTAATGCCGCCCAGGCCATGGAAGGAAAGGGCTGCCTGACGATCCAGACAGGCTTGACGCCATCCGGGGATCGGGTGTTCATCCGGATCGCTGACACCGGGCCAGGAATCCCGAAAGAGATTATCTCTCACATTTTTGAACCGTTCTTTACGACCAAGGACGAGGGAAAGGGCACGGGGCTGGGGTTGAGCCTGGTATACAGTATTATAGATGAGCATGGCGGGATCGTTTCCGCAGGCAATAATCCTGATAAGGGAGCGTATTTTATAATTGAACTTCCCGCGCAATCGGGGAAAGGAGAGGAATATAGTGGATGA
- the serA gene encoding phosphoglycerate dehydrogenase, whose amino-acid sequence MKILIADNIDAIGIQLINGEPGFEADVKTGLAPDELKNIIGGYDAVIIRSATKITEEIIKAGAPRVKAVARAGIGLDNVDIPAATRHGIAVMNTPQGNTVTTAEHAISMMMALARNIPQATASMKSGQWEKKKLQGVEIFNKTLGLIGFGKIGSIVADRARQFKMHVIVADPNIPPATVENEGHEYVTLDELFRRADFITVHVPKMKQTMGLLNKDAFAKMKDGVMVINCARGGIINEADLYEALVSGKVAGAALDVFETEPPGDSPLLKLPNVIATPHLGASTKEAQVNVAEAAARQIIEYLKNDTIINAVNVPAVSGELLSKLSPFTTLAERMGTLLAQFASGHLQEVTVEYTGDFMNLDLEPVTTAAIKGILTPFVQHTINFVNATAFAAERGLKITTRIDQTPTDFINLITIILASSSGTNTIAGTIFGKKEPRVIRINDFRLEMIPTRGYFAIIHNLDKPGAIGSIGVLLGEHNINIERMQVGQKGDNQRNVIFVRTNQKISGNVLSALKNLPAVKDVTVFELTD is encoded by the coding sequence ATGAAAATTTTAATCGCAGACAATATTGATGCCATCGGGATCCAGTTGATCAACGGCGAGCCGGGTTTTGAAGCGGATGTCAAGACAGGCCTGGCTCCGGATGAACTGAAAAACATTATCGGCGGTTACGACGCGGTCATCATCAGAAGCGCCACCAAAATAACCGAAGAAATCATAAAAGCCGGCGCCCCCCGGGTGAAAGCCGTGGCCCGGGCCGGAATCGGCCTGGACAATGTCGATATCCCCGCCGCCACCCGACACGGCATCGCCGTCATGAATACGCCCCAGGGCAACACGGTTACAACCGCCGAACACGCCATCTCCATGATGATGGCCCTGGCCCGGAATATTCCCCAGGCGACGGCCTCCATGAAATCCGGCCAATGGGAGAAAAAGAAACTCCAGGGAGTCGAGATCTTCAACAAAACCCTCGGGCTCATCGGATTCGGGAAAATCGGCAGTATCGTCGCCGACCGGGCGCGCCAGTTTAAAATGCATGTCATTGTCGCCGATCCTAACATCCCGCCAGCGACGGTTGAAAACGAAGGACACGAATACGTCACACTGGACGAGCTGTTCCGCCGCGCGGATTTTATCACGGTTCATGTGCCCAAAATGAAACAGACCATGGGGCTTCTGAACAAAGACGCTTTCGCTAAAATGAAAGACGGCGTCATGGTCATCAATTGCGCCAGGGGCGGAATCATTAATGAAGCCGATCTCTATGAGGCGCTTGTTTCCGGAAAAGTGGCCGGCGCCGCGCTGGATGTCTTTGAAACCGAACCGCCGGGGGATTCGCCGCTCCTGAAGCTGCCCAACGTCATTGCCACCCCCCATCTGGGCGCCTCCACCAAGGAAGCCCAGGTAAACGTCGCCGAGGCAGCCGCCCGACAGATCATCGAATATCTGAAAAACGACACCATCATCAACGCCGTGAATGTGCCGGCCGTGTCCGGTGAACTGCTCTCGAAGCTGTCTCCTTTCACCACACTGGCTGAACGGATGGGCACCCTGCTGGCCCAATTCGCATCGGGTCATTTACAGGAAGTAACCGTCGAATATACCGGCGACTTCATGAACCTGGATCTGGAACCGGTGACAACCGCCGCGATAAAAGGGATTCTCACCCCCTTTGTTCAACACACGATCAACTTTGTCAATGCCACCGCCTTTGCGGCTGAAAGAGGCCTGAAAATAACGACCCGGATCGATCAGACGCCCACTGATTTCATTAATCTGATTACGATCATCCTGGCGTCAAGCTCGGGAACGAACACCATCGCCGGAACTATTTTCGGGAAAAAAGAGCCCCGCGTTATCCGCATCAATGACTTCCGTCTGGAAATGATCCCCACCCGGGGGTACTTTGCCATTATCCACAACCTCGACAAGCCTGGCGCGATCGGAAGCATCGGCGTGCTGCTGGGTGAGCACAACATCAATATCGAGCGGATGCAGGTCGGTCAAAAAGGCGATAATCAACGAAATGTTATTTTTGTGAGAACAAACCAGAAAATTTCCGGTAACGTCCTGTCCGCCCTGAAAAACCTCCCCGCAGTAAAAGACGTCACGGTGTTCGAGCTAACTGATTAA
- a CDS encoding DUF1844 domain-containing protein: protein MNSADDQGFILKNNGKTPSKTTGDLPAINFSTFIFSLNSSALVHLGVVPDPTTGVVRRELVIAKQTIDILAMLEEKTKGNLTDEEQKLLSHILHDLRIQFVTEKNRQ, encoded by the coding sequence ATGAATTCAGCAGATGATCAGGGCTTTATTTTAAAAAACAACGGCAAAACCCCATCCAAGACGACCGGCGACTTGCCGGCCATTAATTTTTCAACTTTTATCTTTTCCTTGAATTCTTCTGCCCTGGTTCATTTAGGGGTAGTTCCCGATCCGACTACTGGAGTCGTTCGCAGGGAATTGGTGATCGCCAAACAGACGATTGATATTCTGGCCATGCTGGAAGAAAAAACAAAAGGCAATCTCACTGACGAAGAGCAGAAACTACTCAGCCACATTCTGCATGACTTGAGAATCCAGTTCGTCACAGAAAAAAACCGTCAGTAA
- a CDS encoding DegQ family serine endoprotease: MVFIPNEAFAAVSQNINMVPESFSALADSASPAVVNIRTESTTGEGGRVYQHFFNQPFGQNDPLNEFFENFFNSPHQREYKHRSLGSGFIFDDEGYIVTNNHVVENADEISVKLKDGQEFSAERVGTDPKTDLALLKIKAEGKLPSLELGDSDSLKIGEWVVAIGSPFGLEQTVTAGIVSAKGRVIGAGPYDDFIQTDASINPGNSGGPLLNLKGQVIGINTAIVASGQGIGFAIPANMAKNIINQLKQNGSVTRGWLGVAIQPVSKEMAEYYQLQDNQGALVTDVFPGDPADKAGLKPQDIILTVNGKKVTESRDLSALIADIPVGEKIPIEFMRDGKRKTVTATIAKREETDVSRQGESGKPETALGITVANITDDIARKLGVSSSGGVFISEVVRGSKGDMAGLSPGDIIIEINHKKIIDIKAFQAVIADIDEGNPLQMIVRKRNGTILIVTMTK; this comes from the coding sequence ATGGTTTTCATCCCGAATGAGGCTTTCGCGGCCGTTTCACAGAACATCAATATGGTTCCGGAATCTTTCAGCGCCCTGGCGGACTCTGCCAGCCCGGCTGTCGTCAACATCCGGACGGAAAGCACCACCGGAGAGGGGGGCAGAGTCTACCAGCATTTTTTCAATCAACCCTTCGGCCAGAATGACCCGTTGAATGAATTCTTCGAAAATTTTTTCAACTCCCCGCACCAAAGAGAATATAAACACCGTAGCTTGGGTTCCGGTTTTATCTTTGACGATGAGGGATATATTGTTACCAATAACCATGTTGTTGAAAACGCGGACGAAATAAGCGTCAAGCTGAAAGACGGTCAGGAATTTTCAGCCGAAAGGGTGGGCACGGACCCCAAAACCGATCTGGCCCTTTTAAAAATCAAGGCCGAAGGCAAACTTCCCTCTCTGGAGCTCGGGGATTCGGACAGTCTTAAAATCGGTGAATGGGTAGTGGCCATCGGCAGTCCCTTTGGCCTGGAGCAAACGGTTACGGCCGGCATCGTCAGCGCCAAGGGACGGGTTATCGGCGCCGGACCGTATGATGATTTTATTCAGACCGACGCTTCTATCAATCCCGGCAACAGCGGTGGGCCCCTGTTGAATCTGAAAGGCCAGGTCATCGGCATCAACACGGCCATTGTTGCCAGCGGACAGGGTATCGGCTTTGCCATCCCGGCCAATATGGCCAAAAACATTATCAACCAGTTGAAACAGAACGGTTCGGTCACCAGAGGGTGGCTGGGAGTAGCGATTCAACCGGTCAGCAAGGAAATGGCCGAATATTATCAGTTACAGGATAACCAGGGGGCCCTGGTAACCGATGTGTTCCCCGGAGACCCGGCCGATAAAGCCGGCCTCAAGCCCCAGGATATTATCCTAACGGTGAACGGCAAAAAAGTTACGGAAAGCCGCGACCTTTCCGCCCTTATCGCCGATATCCCCGTGGGAGAAAAAATTCCGATCGAATTCATGCGTGACGGCAAGCGGAAAACCGTTACCGCCACCATTGCCAAACGCGAAGAAACCGACGTCAGCCGTCAGGGTGAAAGCGGAAAACCGGAAACGGCCCTCGGCATAACGGTCGCGAATATAACGGATGACATTGCCCGGAAGTTGGGGGTCAGTTCCAGCGGAGGGGTATTTATTTCCGAGGTTGTCCGCGGCAGCAAAGGGGACATGGCCGGCTTGAGCCCGGGGGATATTATAATAGAAATCAACCATAAAAAAATTATCGATATCAAAGCATTTCAGGCCGTCATAGCCGATATCGATGAGGGTAATCCCCTGCAGATGATCGTCAGGAAAAGAAACGGCACTATTCTGATCGTAACCATGACCAAATAA
- the ispE gene encoding 4-(cytidine 5'-diphospho)-2-C-methyl-D-erythritol kinase yields the protein MRIVSPAKINLFLHITGKRRDGYHDLFTLMSCVKLADVIHLDFDTDHISLYCEHDQVPRDISNHAVRAAAIFFEQARIKPGVAITLEKNVPVAAGLGGGSSNAAAVLKALNRHYGSPFSQQQLHRMATGIGADVPFFLYGKPALATGIGDRLTAYLPLEQLPVIIIKPNFSVSTAEIYKSFSLGLTNDKKTITDYFFTEKTAFNAAIHLVNDLERITAARHPEIHQMKRRLLDHGATGSLMSGSGPSVFGLFSTPEAAQKAYDGLRCSERDERIFLTNLVTGDDATK from the coding sequence ATGCGGATCGTCTCACCAGCCAAAATCAATCTGTTTCTTCACATAACCGGCAAGCGGCGGGACGGATACCACGACCTGTTTACCCTCATGAGTTGCGTTAAGCTGGCTGATGTTATCCACCTTGATTTTGATACCGACCATATTTCCCTTTACTGCGAACATGATCAGGTTCCCCGGGATATTTCCAATCATGCTGTCCGTGCGGCGGCAATCTTCTTCGAGCAAGCCCGGATCAAACCCGGCGTGGCCATCACCCTTGAAAAAAATGTTCCGGTGGCTGCGGGGTTGGGAGGAGGCAGCAGCAACGCCGCGGCAGTGCTGAAGGCGCTGAACCGTCATTACGGCAGTCCTTTTTCCCAGCAGCAACTGCACCGTATGGCGACAGGTATCGGAGCGGATGTTCCCTTCTTTCTCTATGGGAAACCGGCTTTGGCGACCGGCATCGGAGACCGGTTGACCGCTTATCTGCCATTAGAGCAACTGCCTGTTATTATAATAAAACCAAATTTTTCCGTCTCCACAGCGGAGATATATAAAAGTTTTAGTTTAGGATTGACAAACGACAAAAAAACTATTACAGATTATTTTTTTACGGAAAAGACGGCATTTAACGCGGCAATTCATCTGGTCAATGATCTGGAACGAATTACCGCGGCGCGGCATCCGGAAATACACCAGATGAAACGGCGGCTTCTGGATCATGGGGCGACAGGCTCCCTGATGTCCGGTAGCGGTCCGTCCGTGTTTGGCCTTTTTTCCACTCCGGAAGCAGCGCAAAAGGCGTATGACGGACTGCGATGTTCCGAAAGGGACGAAAGGATATTTCTGACAAATTTGGTGACTGGGGACGATGCGACGAAGTGA
- a CDS encoding ribose-phosphate pyrophosphokinase, which translates to MSNHNNSYKIFSGNANPALAEKICAYLNQPLGKAKVNKFSDGEIQVEILENVRRRDVFLIQSTCAPVNDNLMELLLMVDALKRSAASRITAVIPYYGYARQDKKVAPRVPISAKLVADLLTQAGVDKVITLDLHAGQIQGFFNIPVDNLFAAPVILKYIQTNFKKTDLVIISPDAGGVERARAFAKRLDASLAIIDKRRSAPNKAKAMAVIGDVRNKTAIILDDMVDTAGTLMEAANAIAEQGAHEVNACCVHPVLSGPAIERVKASALKNLIVTDSIPLRKEASEYAPIKVLSIAELVGEAMHRSYTGDSVTSLFV; encoded by the coding sequence ATGAGTAACCATAACAATTCTTATAAAATTTTTTCCGGTAACGCCAACCCGGCACTGGCGGAAAAAATTTGCGCCTACCTGAACCAACCTCTCGGCAAAGCCAAGGTAAACAAATTCAGCGATGGGGAAATCCAGGTGGAAATCCTGGAAAATGTCAGGAGAAGAGACGTCTTTCTTATCCAGTCCACCTGTGCGCCCGTAAACGATAATCTCATGGAACTGCTGCTGATGGTGGATGCGCTCAAACGATCGGCAGCCAGCCGGATAACAGCGGTCATTCCCTATTACGGATACGCTCGTCAGGACAAAAAGGTGGCGCCAAGGGTACCGATCAGCGCCAAACTGGTGGCTGATTTGCTGACCCAGGCCGGTGTTGATAAAGTGATTACTCTGGATCTGCATGCCGGACAGATTCAGGGCTTTTTCAACATTCCGGTCGACAATCTGTTCGCCGCCCCGGTTATTCTGAAATATATCCAGACCAACTTCAAGAAAACCGACCTGGTGATCATTTCACCCGATGCCGGCGGGGTGGAACGCGCCCGGGCCTTTGCCAAGCGACTGGATGCGAGCCTGGCCATCATCGATAAACGTCGTTCGGCGCCGAACAAGGCCAAAGCCATGGCCGTTATCGGGGACGTCCGGAACAAAACAGCGATCATTCTGGACGACATGGTCGATACCGCCGGCACCCTCATGGAGGCAGCCAACGCCATCGCCGAACAGGGGGCCCACGAGGTGAATGCCTGTTGTGTTCATCCGGTTCTGTCCGGTCCCGCCATCGAAAGGGTTAAAGCGTCCGCCTTAAAAAATCTGATCGTGACGGATTCAATCCCGCTGCGCAAGGAAGCATCGGAATATGCGCCCATAAAAGTGCTGTCCATCGCCGAACTGGTGGGTGAAGCCATGCACAGAAGTTATACCGGGGATTCCGTAACGTCACTGTTTGTATAA
- a CDS encoding 50S ribosomal protein L25 yields MEIRTLKSNTRTTGSGPTVKALRRNGLMPAVVYGQGKTPLTLSIDMNEFKNLLNHITSQSLISLQIEGDASLAKTVMIKELQRHPVSRNFVHADFYEVDMNKKIHIHVPVTITGKCEGIEKGGTLQIVRRNLEVVCLPGNIPESITVDISGLDIGDSIHVSQIVTGDDVKLAWDPDEEANYTVVAVVAPTVEKEPVAAEEEAGAEGAAAEGEKKEEKEAD; encoded by the coding sequence ATGGAAATAAGAACCTTGAAATCAAATACCCGAACAACGGGAAGCGGACCGACCGTCAAAGCGCTGAGGAGAAACGGACTTATGCCGGCGGTGGTGTATGGCCAGGGGAAAACGCCTCTCACGCTGTCCATTGACATGAATGAATTTAAAAATTTATTGAACCATATCACCAGCCAGTCCCTCATATCGCTTCAAATTGAGGGCGATGCTTCTTTGGCCAAAACCGTAATGATCAAAGAACTGCAGCGCCATCCGGTTTCCCGCAACTTTGTACACGCCGATTTTTACGAAGTCGACATGAACAAAAAGATCCATATTCATGTGCCGGTCACCATTACCGGAAAATGCGAAGGAATCGAAAAAGGCGGTACTCTGCAGATTGTCAGGCGGAATCTGGAAGTCGTCTGCCTGCCCGGCAACATCCCCGAATCCATAACTGTAGACATCTCCGGCCTGGATATCGGCGACTCCATCCATGTCAGCCAGATCGTTACCGGCGATGATGTCAAACTGGCCTGGGATCCGGATGAGGAGGCCAATTATACCGTGGTTGCTGTTGTGGCCCCGACGGTAGAGAAAGAGCCGGTGGCGGCTGAAGAAGAGGCCGGCGCCGAAGGCGCCGCGGCGGAAGGCGAGAAGAAAGAAGAAAAAGAAGCCGACTAG
- the pth gene encoding aminoacyl-tRNA hydrolase: MAAKLCLVAGLGNPGKDYARTRHNVGFMVIDNLARQLSIPIDKKKFEAEYGAAEVEGEKILLAKPMTYMNNSGYPLLRLYRYFNMENGRMIIVHDDIDLTFGQIKIKTHGGHGGHKGIKSIIEIFGKDDFTRIRVGIGHPGDKNGVVDHVLGKFSKDETEALEPLIVRAAEAVITVIKKGDGEAMNRFHGPSPEGIS; the protein is encoded by the coding sequence ATGGCAGCGAAATTATGTCTGGTGGCTGGTCTGGGGAACCCCGGGAAAGACTATGCGCGAACCCGCCACAACGTTGGTTTTATGGTGATCGACAACCTGGCGCGTCAACTGTCGATACCCATTGATAAAAAAAAATTTGAGGCTGAATACGGCGCCGCCGAGGTTGAAGGAGAAAAAATACTGCTGGCCAAGCCAATGACGTATATGAACAACAGCGGTTATCCGCTTCTGCGTCTGTACCGCTACTTCAATATGGAAAACGGGCGGATGATCATCGTTCATGACGATATCGACCTCACCTTCGGGCAGATAAAGATAAAAACTCATGGCGGCCATGGTGGACACAAGGGAATTAAGTCCATTATCGAGATTTTCGGAAAAGACGATTTCACCCGTATCCGCGTCGGCATAGGCCACCCCGGGGACAAAAACGGTGTGGTTGACCATGTCCTGGGAAAATTCTCAAAAGACGAGACAGAAGCGCTGGAACCCCTTATCGTCCGTGCAGCCGAAGCAGTGATTACCGTTATAAAAAAAGGAGATGGTGAGGCGATGAACCGATTTCACGGGCCATCGCCTGAAGGCATATCGTAA